The following proteins are encoded in a genomic region of Kiritimatiellia bacterium:
- a CDS encoding PadR family transcriptional regulator codes for MKTPTHLEAALMGLLDEKPMHPYEIEKVIVERDMRWWTEISMSSVYKLLRKLEKEGRVKSEVRLNRRNLAQKVYRLTPAGRKALKERVKQLVSEWTRPIWPVDIALSNLRLLTAGEAAACFIKYEASLDKMIEGYGRLQAYLEANCPLPNVQLAVRPLALMRAEKRWAREFMKQYGRKRKGGQAGTAAARQGSEP; via the coding sequence ATGAAGACCCCGACCCATCTGGAGGCGGCCCTGATGGGGCTGCTGGATGAAAAACCGATGCACCCGTACGAGATCGAGAAGGTGATCGTCGAGCGGGACATGCGGTGGTGGACCGAGATCTCCATGTCGTCGGTCTACAAGCTGCTGCGCAAGCTGGAGAAGGAGGGCCGCGTGAAAAGCGAGGTCCGCCTGAACCGGCGCAACCTGGCGCAAAAGGTCTACCGCCTGACCCCGGCCGGCCGGAAGGCGCTCAAGGAGCGGGTGAAGCAACTGGTCTCGGAATGGACCCGGCCGATCTGGCCCGTGGATATCGCGTTGAGCAACCTCCGCCTGCTGACCGCCGGGGAGGCCGCCGCCTGCTTCATAAAATACGAGGCGTCTCTGGACAAGATGATCGAAGGCTACGGCCGACTGCAGGCCTACCTGGAGGCGAACTGCCCCCTGCCCAACGTCCAACTGGCCGTCCGGCCGCTCGCGCTGATGAGGGCGGAAAAGCGATGGGCCCGCGAGTTCATGAAGCAATACGGCCGGAAACGCAAGGGCGGGCAAGCGGGAACGGCCGCGGCCCGGCAAGGTAGCGAGCCATAA
- a CDS encoding Zn-dependent exopeptidase M28, with product MTPCHRLFLVTLAAPVLCAAREPVFLARVPTAESPADFPLPVRAHLQDAAGKAYVLVSATSDELEAAGRPYEVLGAEADGARYLLAYPRRPGAREAASARFHVLLDDGRRLLVRAAGEGDATALAELGCEVRWLGDRPLQFAAPRPSRRLPDQALAITASPHVRDMLARVTTNGLAYAMNELTGPAACVADGSYTNIRTRYTTSGRPSWRANAYMTEYFTALGLSVTQQAWKAGSTSNRNVIAIRPGTTASSEVVVVCAHIDNMPSGATAPGADDNASGSLGVLLAAEVFRDFTFQRTVRFVLFTGEEQGLCGSAAYAAQCAAAGDNIVGVLNLDMIAWDSDSDGVLWLDTRLTSNPGYAADRAIAAMFTNVVAVYGISGLAPEIHANGVDYSDHSSFWDEGYPAILAIEDDYDFNPNYHTTADTASTLNWTYFARFVQASIATVAHLAGPVDRVPFDAVRVVSGPFAPTSTVGHGMFVARHQAGAAEGDDRCDAGWSNAPVMPLTNRLALMSRPGGTNLYMDARPQDSETIFLANLVSIQTNASLTTTNRLRFDWVGGADTNAAYLVRVAVTGQYLVGGANYVCVTNLRELIAAGGFLSLPASLQVTNRAVYGSCEIRRLGIDREAVLALDTAVPTNPVLRVEGPPGIQVADALEWSGTLTNWTAMPTVTSRVAATAANFAGGENPVYPSTPTPPADGQPRFYRLRRRWISP from the coding sequence ATGACGCCGTGCCACCGCCTGTTCCTGGTGACGCTCGCGGCCCCGGTCCTGTGCGCCGCGCGGGAGCCCGTATTCCTGGCGCGCGTGCCGACCGCGGAGAGCCCCGCGGATTTCCCGCTGCCCGTGCGCGCCCACCTGCAGGACGCCGCGGGGAAGGCCTACGTGCTGGTGAGCGCCACGTCCGACGAGCTGGAGGCCGCCGGGCGGCCCTACGAGGTCCTGGGCGCGGAAGCCGACGGCGCCCGCTACCTGCTGGCCTATCCCCGCCGCCCCGGCGCGCGGGAGGCGGCGAGCGCGCGGTTCCACGTGCTGCTCGACGACGGCCGCCGGCTGCTGGTCCGGGCCGCGGGCGAGGGGGACGCGACGGCCCTGGCGGAACTGGGATGCGAGGTGCGCTGGCTCGGCGATCGACCGCTGCAGTTCGCCGCTCCCCGCCCGTCGAGGCGGCTGCCGGACCAGGCGCTGGCCATCACGGCCAGCCCGCACGTCCGCGACATGCTGGCCCGCGTGACGACGAACGGCTTGGCGTACGCGATGAACGAGCTGACCGGCCCCGCGGCGTGCGTGGCGGACGGTTCGTACACGAACATCCGCACCCGTTATACGACCTCCGGGCGACCGAGCTGGCGGGCCAACGCCTACATGACCGAGTACTTTACCGCCCTGGGTCTGTCGGTAACCCAGCAGGCGTGGAAGGCGGGCTCGACCAGCAACCGCAACGTGATCGCGATCCGGCCAGGGACCACGGCCTCTTCGGAAGTGGTGGTTGTGTGCGCGCACATAGATAACATGCCGTCCGGCGCGACGGCGCCTGGCGCGGACGACAACGCCAGCGGATCGCTGGGCGTGCTCCTGGCGGCCGAGGTGTTCCGCGATTTCACCTTCCAGCGGACGGTCCGATTCGTCCTGTTCACCGGCGAGGAGCAGGGGCTCTGCGGCAGCGCCGCCTACGCCGCCCAGTGCGCCGCGGCGGGGGATAACATCGTCGGCGTGCTGAACCTGGACATGATCGCGTGGGACAGCGACAGCGACGGTGTCCTGTGGCTCGATACCCGGCTCACTTCCAATCCCGGCTATGCCGCGGACCGCGCCATCGCCGCGATGTTCACCAACGTGGTGGCCGTCTACGGCATCAGCGGCCTCGCCCCGGAAATCCACGCCAACGGGGTGGATTACAGCGATCATTCCTCGTTCTGGGACGAGGGCTATCCCGCCATCCTCGCGATCGAAGACGACTACGATTTCAATCCTAATTACCACACCACGGCCGACACGGCCTCCACGCTGAATTGGACGTATTTCGCCCGCTTCGTCCAGGCCTCGATCGCCACGGTGGCCCACTTGGCCGGGCCCGTGGACCGCGTCCCGTTCGACGCCGTGCGCGTGGTCAGCGGCCCGTTCGCTCCGACCAGCACGGTGGGTCACGGGATGTTCGTCGCCCGCCACCAGGCGGGCGCGGCGGAGGGCGACGACCGCTGCGACGCGGGCTGGTCCAATGCGCCGGTCATGCCGCTGACCAATCGGCTCGCGCTGATGTCCCGGCCGGGCGGCACGAACCTCTACATGGACGCGCGGCCCCAGGATAGCGAAACGATCTTCCTCGCCAACCTGGTCTCGATCCAGACCAACGCCTCCCTGACGACCACGAACCGGCTGCGGTTTGACTGGGTGGGCGGGGCGGACACGAACGCGGCCTACCTCGTGCGCGTAGCCGTCACGGGGCAGTACCTGGTTGGCGGCGCGAACTACGTTTGCGTGACCAACTTGCGGGAACTGATCGCGGCGGGCGGCTTTCTTTCGCTGCCCGCTTCGCTGCAGGTCACGAATCGCGCCGTGTACGGATCCTGCGAGATTCGCCGCCTCGGCATCGACCGCGAAGCGGTGCTGGCCTTGGATACGGCGGTCCCGACGAACCCGGTGCTGCGGGTGGAGGGCCCGCCGGGCATCCAGGTCGCGGACGCGCTGGAATGGTCGGGCACCCTGACGAACTGGACGGCCATGCCGACGGTAACGAGCCGTGTCGCCGCCACGGCCGCGAATTTCGCCGGCGGTGAGAATCCCGTCTATCCCTCGACCCCGACACCGCCCGCCGACGGCCAGCCGCGATTCTACCGGCTGCGTCGGCGGTGGATTTCGCCGTGA
- a CDS encoding DUF2283 domain-containing protein yields MEVRFSEQAGYKKATAHDAAMERVDAHGKVIGFSILGVSRFKKMNPLVAACRIGGNGITRTASPA; encoded by the coding sequence CTGGAGGTCAGGTTCTCCGAGCAGGCCGGCTATAAAAAAGCCACTGCCCATGACGCCGCTATGGAACGCGTGGACGCCCACGGCAAGGTCATCGGATTCAGCATTCTCGGCGTCAGCCGGTTCAAGAAAATGAATCCACTGGTAGCGGCCTGCCGGATTGGTGGGAACGGGATTACCCGCACAGCTTCACCGGCATGA
- a CDS encoding leucine-rich repeat domain-containing protein — protein sequence MKRSKIERAGLAGLLWIAGVAAAADFDYEVNDPETNTLTITGYTGAGLNMVIPDAIDGLTVTAIGDDAFARAGVTNVMIPGSVTEIGDGVFYRCEALAAITVEPTNPAYSSADGVLFDKLATTLLQCPGARAGDYTVPGGVTEIGDRAFDHCLQLSNVTIAASVTAIADGAFAACSSLLAIHVDEANAAYCSMDGVLFDEAKTVLLQCPGGKPGSYAISNGVVRIGDNAFDHCYAITNIELAGSVTQIGERAFQSCRFATIAIPAGVASIGAGAFAYCLNLTAFTVEDANPLFSSANGVLFDKGQGTLLQYPVGGPAAYAIPVGVTNIGAGAFLWCAHLAEVTIPGTVSWIGEEAFRGCTLLTDITIPDSVTWIGREAFGLCESLARVALGGGLTSIEPETFGGCESLVSVIIPGGVTNVGGQAFDSCVKLERVFFAGNAPADEDDVFSGADHVTVYYLPGAAGWEAMFADRLTALWNPEMTACFKGAGTNGFGFTVTGTTNIPVMIECRTNLLAGSWVSLQTNALVGGALVFYMADSTHHRTCVYRIAPP from the coding sequence ATGAAAAGATCAAAAATAGAGAGGGCCGGGCTCGCGGGGCTGCTGTGGATCGCGGGTGTCGCGGCGGCGGCCGATTTCGACTACGAGGTCAATGATCCGGAGACGAACACCCTCACCATCACCGGGTACACGGGCGCCGGCCTCAACATGGTCATTCCCGATGCGATCGACGGCCTCACGGTGACCGCCATCGGCGACGACGCGTTCGCCCGCGCCGGCGTCACGAACGTGATGATCCCGGGGAGCGTTACCGAAATTGGCGACGGCGTGTTCTATCGCTGTGAGGCGCTCGCGGCGATCACGGTCGAGCCGACCAACCCGGCCTACAGCAGCGCGGACGGCGTTCTCTTCGACAAGCTGGCCACTACTCTCCTGCAATGCCCCGGAGCCAGGGCCGGAGACTATACGGTCCCGGGGGGTGTGACGGAAATCGGGGATCGCGCGTTCGATCACTGCCTCCAGTTGTCCAACGTGACGATTGCGGCGAGCGTGACGGCTATTGCCGACGGGGCGTTCGCGGCCTGTTCCAGTTTGCTGGCCATCCATGTCGACGAGGCCAATGCGGCCTACTGCAGCATGGACGGGGTCCTGTTTGACGAGGCGAAAACCGTCCTCCTGCAATGCCCGGGAGGCAAGCCGGGGAGCTACGCGATCTCAAATGGCGTGGTCCGCATCGGCGACAACGCGTTCGATCACTGCTACGCGATCACCAACATCGAACTGGCGGGTAGCGTGACCCAGATCGGCGAGAGGGCGTTCCAGTCCTGCCGCTTCGCCACGATCGCCATCCCCGCCGGGGTCGCGTCCATCGGGGCGGGCGCCTTTGCCTACTGCCTGAACCTGACGGCTTTCACGGTGGAGGACGCCAACCCCCTCTTCAGCAGCGCAAACGGGGTGCTGTTCGACAAGGGGCAGGGGACGCTCCTTCAGTACCCGGTCGGCGGCCCGGCCGCTTACGCCATCCCGGTCGGTGTCACGAACATCGGTGCGGGCGCCTTCCTCTGGTGCGCCCACCTGGCGGAGGTCACGATCCCCGGCACCGTGTCCTGGATCGGCGAAGAGGCCTTCAGGGGGTGTACGCTGCTGACCGACATCACGATACCCGATTCCGTCACGTGGATCGGCAGAGAGGCCTTCGGTCTTTGCGAATCGCTGGCGCGCGTGGCCCTTGGCGGGGGACTGACCTCCATTGAACCGGAGACCTTCGGCGGATGTGAAAGCCTGGTCAGCGTGATCATCCCGGGCGGCGTCACGAACGTCGGCGGGCAGGCCTTCGATTCCTGCGTGAAGCTCGAACGGGTTTTCTTCGCCGGGAACGCGCCGGCAGACGAGGACGATGTCTTCAGCGGCGCCGACCATGTCACGGTCTATTACCTGCCCGGCGCCGCGGGCTGGGAGGCGATGTTTGCCGACCGGTTGACGGCGCTGTGGAACCCGGAAATGACGGCCTGCTTCAAGGGGGCGGGGACGAACGGATTCGGGTTTACCGTCACCGGCACGACGAACATCCCGGTGATGATCGAATGCAGGACCAATCTCCTGGCCGGTTCGTGGGTTTCCCTCCAGACTAATGCGCTGGTCGGCGGCGCGCTGGTTTTTTACATGGCCGATTCCACCCATCATCGAACCTGTGTCTACCGCATTGCGCCGCCCTGA
- a CDS encoding DUF1015 domain-containing protein: protein MRIKAFQACRPPADRAARVASPPYDVVDTAEARRQAEGNPDCFFHVSRAEIDLPDGTDLHDDLVYRTAAANYTAFRDRGTLLDDADPGLYLYRLTWGAHTQTGLVAACHVDDYNHNVIRKHEKTRQAPEDDRTRHLLALGAHTGPVLLAYRDQPAIDRLVDEEGRAEPLYDVAAPDGIRHTIWKARNAAALERLFAAVPAAYIADGHHRAAAAARVARERHAAGGAGDGEADWFLAVLFPAGRLKILPYNRCVRDLHGLAPDAFLRKVEEQFEVTPAAHAVPEHPGRVHLFLGDRWLRLSWPSAAMEDPVASLDVSVLQDRLLGPVLGIDDPRKNPRIEFVGGIHGTKELEARVRSGRAAVAFSLYPTTVEQLMAVADRGLTMPPKSTWFEPKLRDGLVIHPLDAF from the coding sequence ATGCGCATCAAAGCCTTTCAGGCGTGCCGACCGCCGGCCGACCGCGCCGCGCGCGTCGCCAGCCCGCCCTATGACGTCGTGGACACCGCCGAGGCCCGCCGCCAGGCCGAGGGCAACCCGGACTGCTTCTTCCACGTCTCCCGCGCGGAAATCGACCTGCCGGACGGCACGGACCTGCACGACGACCTGGTCTATCGGACCGCGGCGGCGAACTACACCGCCTTCCGCGACCGCGGCACCCTCCTGGACGACGCCGATCCGGGGCTCTACCTCTACCGCCTGACCTGGGGGGCGCACACCCAGACCGGGCTGGTCGCCGCCTGCCACGTCGACGATTACAACCACAACGTAATCCGCAAGCACGAGAAAACGCGCCAGGCGCCGGAGGACGATCGCACCCGCCACCTGCTCGCCCTGGGCGCCCATACCGGACCCGTCCTGCTGGCCTACCGCGACCAGCCCGCGATCGACCGGCTCGTGGACGAGGAAGGCCGCGCCGAACCGCTCTACGACGTGGCCGCGCCCGACGGGATACGGCACACGATCTGGAAGGCCCGGAACGCGGCGGCGCTCGAGCGTCTTTTTGCCGCCGTCCCCGCGGCGTACATCGCCGACGGCCACCACCGCGCGGCGGCGGCGGCCCGGGTCGCGCGCGAGCGCCACGCGGCGGGCGGCGCGGGCGATGGGGAAGCCGACTGGTTCCTCGCCGTGCTGTTCCCGGCCGGCCGCCTGAAGATCCTGCCCTACAACCGGTGCGTACGCGACCTCCACGGCCTGGCCCCGGACGCCTTCCTGCGCAAGGTCGAGGAGCAGTTCGAGGTGACCCCGGCCGCGCACGCCGTCCCGGAGCATCCCGGCCGCGTGCACCTGTTCCTGGGCGACCGCTGGCTCCGCCTCTCGTGGCCGTCCGCCGCGATGGAGGACCCGGTGGCGTCGCTCGACGTCAGCGTGTTGCAGGACCGCCTGCTCGGCCCGGTGCTCGGCATTGACGATCCCCGGAAGAACCCGCGCATCGAGTTCGTCGGCGGCATTCACGGCACGAAAGAGCTCGAGGCGCGCGTCCGGAGCGGGCGGGCCGCCGTGGCGTTCTCGTTGTATCCCACGACGGTGGAACAGCTGATGGCCGTGGCCGACCGCGGGCTGACCATGCCGCCCAAGAGCACGTGGTTCGAGCCCAAGTTGCGCGACGGGCTGGTAATCCACCCGCTGGACGCGTTCTGA
- a CDS encoding response regulator yields MKAARRHSIHTQVLGATLLAALLPLIFFLAGTEFMAYQALIRGEMRVLRMLVRVAGHQIGYVMQRASADLQLLASNPAWSLPGADVDLLLRDMQQIKTMSRLFADITVYDREGGVIASSSYENWESEHYTDCFRQALEGRSGISPPGRIIGQEGLFLRFFAPIPGADGKTRYVLTARCPFDRVSETLRGLRLGQQGYLLLLDTHGNVLEHPDPDRVLQKFDASHPASFWAGSPQGFYREPGGARHAYAAMVLGPDHIGASSPWILVGLRPYAEILAPLWKGLLLLGGMVFLTLAIVYLLGSLQSRRLARPIVEAASAAQRVSRGDLAVTVPEKGPREIRNLAEAFNRMIREVRQSRSELETLVEQRTGRLHESQQRLEQISAHLRAAYESITDGLLMAEWPSGRILTANQRFSDLFELAPHTISGTTLEHLEDLLRGKLAAGARDMFRTRKFADNPADISVEEWEIVAPRRQTLSVYSAPATGPGGEVFARLWMFRDLTRQRQLEEELRQAQKMEAIGRLAGGIAHDFNNLLTGILGNLSMADMELGRTSGLRQYLEPARQAARRAAELVNQLLGFSRRSTLRVQACSVNRIAREIHELLRHTVHANIEFRLELQTDLWDISADASQIHQVLMNLSMNAVDAMPRGGRLTLRTRNMRIERDEARQWLDAREGDFVKITVEDTGHGMTPEVQRHLFEPFFTTKGPGRGTGLGLAMSYGIVKQHGGWITCVSQVNQGTNFSLYLARLTEPAGAAPPPAAEPAVRGGRERLLVVDDEMAVREIVRVILQRWGYTVEEAADGPEALRLIEARPPDLILLDLTMPELSGLETLRRLRRLAPRVPVIISSGYVLEAGAPELDPAIAPQGIVQKPFEALALARTVREVLDRAAAPPA; encoded by the coding sequence ATGAAAGCCGCCCGGCGCCACTCCATCCACACCCAGGTCCTCGGCGCCACGCTGCTCGCGGCGCTTCTCCCCCTGATCTTCTTTCTCGCGGGCACCGAGTTCATGGCCTACCAGGCCCTGATCCGCGGGGAGATGCGCGTGCTGCGGATGCTGGTGCGCGTGGCCGGCCACCAGATCGGCTACGTCATGCAGCGGGCCTCGGCCGACCTGCAGTTGCTGGCCTCCAACCCGGCCTGGAGCCTGCCGGGCGCCGACGTCGACCTGCTGTTGCGGGACATGCAGCAGATCAAGACGATGAGCCGGTTGTTCGCCGACATCACCGTCTACGACCGCGAGGGGGGGGTGATCGCCTCGTCCAGCTACGAGAACTGGGAAAGCGAGCACTACACGGACTGTTTCCGGCAAGCACTGGAGGGACGCAGCGGCATCTCCCCGCCCGGCCGGATCATCGGCCAGGAAGGATTGTTCCTCCGGTTCTTCGCGCCCATTCCCGGCGCCGACGGGAAGACCCGCTACGTGTTGACCGCGCGGTGCCCGTTCGACCGCGTCAGCGAAACGCTGCGCGGCCTGCGGCTGGGCCAGCAGGGCTACCTCCTGCTCCTCGACACGCACGGCAACGTGCTGGAGCATCCCGACCCGGACCGCGTCCTGCAGAAATTCGACGCCTCGCACCCGGCCAGCTTCTGGGCGGGCTCTCCGCAGGGCTTCTATCGCGAACCCGGCGGAGCCCGCCATGCCTATGCCGCCATGGTCCTGGGCCCCGACCACATCGGGGCCTCCAGTCCCTGGATCCTCGTGGGGTTGCGCCCGTACGCCGAGATCCTCGCCCCCCTGTGGAAGGGCCTGCTGCTGCTGGGCGGCATGGTCTTCCTGACGCTGGCCATCGTGTACCTGCTCGGCAGCCTCCAGAGCCGGCGCTTGGCCCGGCCCATCGTGGAAGCCGCCTCCGCGGCCCAACGCGTGTCCCGGGGCGACCTCGCCGTCACCGTGCCGGAGAAGGGGCCGCGCGAGATCCGTAATCTGGCCGAGGCATTCAACCGAATGATCCGCGAGGTGCGCCAGAGCCGCTCCGAGCTCGAGACCCTGGTCGAGCAGCGCACGGGGCGCCTGCACGAATCCCAGCAGCGGCTCGAGCAGATCAGCGCGCACCTGCGGGCCGCCTACGAATCCATCACGGACGGCCTGCTCATGGCGGAATGGCCGTCCGGCCGCATCCTGACCGCCAACCAGCGCTTCTCCGACCTGTTCGAACTCGCGCCCCACACGATCTCGGGGACCACGCTGGAGCACCTGGAGGACCTGTTGCGCGGCAAGCTGGCCGCCGGGGCCCGGGACATGTTCCGGACCCGGAAATTCGCGGACAATCCCGCCGACATCTCCGTCGAGGAGTGGGAAATCGTGGCGCCGCGGCGGCAGACCCTTTCGGTCTATTCCGCCCCCGCCACCGGGCCCGGCGGCGAGGTCTTCGCGCGGCTCTGGATGTTCCGCGACCTCACCCGCCAGCGCCAGCTCGAGGAGGAGTTGCGCCAGGCGCAGAAAATGGAGGCCATCGGGCGCCTCGCCGGCGGCATCGCCCATGACTTCAACAACCTGCTCACCGGCATCCTCGGCAACCTGTCCATGGCGGACATGGAACTCGGCCGGACCTCGGGGCTCCGCCAGTACCTCGAGCCCGCGCGCCAGGCGGCGCGGCGGGCGGCCGAGCTGGTCAACCAGCTGCTGGGGTTCTCGCGCCGCAGCACCCTCCGGGTCCAGGCCTGTTCCGTCAACCGCATCGCGCGCGAGATCCACGAACTGCTCCGCCACACCGTGCACGCCAACATCGAGTTCCGCCTCGAGCTGCAGACGGACCTCTGGGACATCTCCGCGGACGCGTCCCAGATCCACCAGGTCCTGATGAACCTCTCCATGAACGCCGTGGACGCCATGCCCCGGGGGGGGCGCCTGACCCTCCGCACGCGCAACATGCGCATCGAGCGCGACGAGGCGCGGCAGTGGCTCGACGCGCGCGAGGGGGACTTCGTGAAGATCACGGTCGAGGACACCGGTCACGGCATGACGCCCGAGGTGCAGCGCCATCTCTTCGAACCGTTCTTCACCACCAAGGGCCCCGGCCGCGGCACGGGATTGGGGCTCGCCATGTCCTACGGGATCGTCAAGCAGCACGGCGGATGGATCACCTGCGTCTCGCAGGTCAACCAGGGCACCAACTTCAGCCTCTACCTCGCCCGCCTGACGGAACCGGCCGGCGCGGCGCCCCCGCCCGCCGCGGAACCGGCCGTCCGCGGCGGCCGCGAGCGCCTGCTGGTCGTGGACGACGAGATGGCCGTCCGCGAGATCGTCCGCGTCATCCTCCAGCGCTGGGGCTACACCGTCGAGGAGGCCGCCGATGGGCCGGAGGCGCTGCGCCTCATCGAGGCCCGGCCCCCCGACCTGATCCTCCTGGACCTGACCATGCCCGAGCTCTCCGGCCTCGAAACTCTGCGCCGCCTGCGGCGCCTGGCGCCCCGCGTGCCGGTCATCATCTCCAGCGGCTATGTGCTCGAGGCCGGCGCGCCGGAGCTCGACCCGGCCATCGCGCCGCAGGGGATCGTGCAAAAGCCGTTCGAGGCCCTCGCCCTGGCCCGCACCGTGCGCGAGGTGCTCGACCGCGCCGCCGCCCCGCCGGCGTGA
- a CDS encoding spermidine/putrescine ABC transporter substrate-binding protein translates to MKRFTWPSLAACAAILAAGCGRPVAPAPAGPEPPVLRVLNWEEYIDPSLLPVFTERTGIPVDYQTFATQDELVGLLRSDPARCDLVIVDDSVIQTLMDLRLLQPLDASRLRGLGHLDPPRASLPDEMISSYAVPYLFGCTLLAYRKDLVPEPPTRWQALWDERYRGRLMMPVDFQEVFAVTLLSLGYPMNSSEPQELEAAREAIVRQAPLVRDYADATTIQKALLAGDAALGVLYNGDAVKSAAEDDRIAVALPEEGVPLWVDCFCLPRDAQNIREALAFVDFLLEPDIAAQNAAFLHYATPNRAARDLMPPDLLNNPAVLPPAAALARSSYYLKPDVARLRTYNSTAAEVRRLRSALGIGAGAANP, encoded by the coding sequence ATGAAACGATTCACCTGGCCGAGTCTGGCCGCGTGCGCCGCGATCCTCGCGGCCGGATGCGGGCGACCGGTCGCCCCGGCGCCGGCCGGCCCGGAGCCGCCCGTGCTGCGGGTGCTCAACTGGGAAGAGTACATCGATCCCTCGCTGCTTCCCGTCTTCACCGAGCGCACCGGCATTCCCGTGGACTACCAGACCTTCGCCACGCAGGACGAACTCGTGGGCCTGCTCCGATCCGATCCCGCACGCTGCGACCTCGTGATCGTGGACGACAGCGTCATCCAGACGCTCATGGACCTGCGCCTGCTGCAGCCGCTGGACGCCTCGCGGCTTCGCGGCCTGGGCCATCTCGATCCGCCGAGGGCTTCGCTGCCCGATGAAATGATCTCCTCGTACGCGGTGCCCTACCTCTTCGGCTGTACCCTGCTCGCCTACCGGAAGGACCTCGTCCCGGAACCGCCGACCCGCTGGCAGGCGCTGTGGGACGAACGCTACCGCGGCCGGCTCATGATGCCCGTGGATTTCCAGGAGGTATTCGCGGTGACGCTGCTGTCCCTGGGCTACCCGATGAATTCCAGCGAGCCGCAGGAACTCGAGGCGGCCCGCGAGGCCATCGTCCGCCAGGCCCCCCTCGTCCGCGACTATGCGGACGCCACGACGATCCAGAAGGCACTGCTCGCGGGCGACGCCGCGCTGGGGGTCCTGTACAACGGGGACGCCGTCAAATCCGCGGCGGAGGACGACCGGATCGCCGTCGCGCTGCCGGAAGAAGGCGTGCCGCTCTGGGTGGACTGCTTCTGCCTTCCGCGCGACGCGCAAAATATCCGGGAGGCGCTGGCGTTCGTCGATTTCCTGCTCGAGCCCGACATCGCCGCGCAGAACGCCGCCTTCCTTCATTACGCGACGCCGAACCGGGCGGCGCGCGACCTGATGCCGCCGGATTTGCTGAACAACCCGGCCGTCTTACCGCCGGCGGCCGCGCTCGCGCGCAGCAGCTACTACCTGAAACCGGATGTCGCCCGGCTGCGCACGTACAACTCCACGGCCGCGGAGGTCCGCCGCCTCCGGAGCGCCCTCGGGATCGGGGCCGGGGCGGCGAATCCATGA